The following are encoded together in the Proteiniphilum saccharofermentans genome:
- a CDS encoding RluA family pseudouridine synthase, translating into MTVLYEDNHIIIVNKVPGEIVQGDKTGDQPLSEMVKEYLKEKYNKPGNVFCGVTHRLDRPTSGVVVFVKTSKALSRLNDMFRNGEIDKTYWAIVKNRPPKEEDQLIHYLIKNEKTNKSNAYANEKPHTKKAILHYRLIAVSQNYYLLEIDLETGRHHQIRVQLAKIGCPIKGDLKYGAARSNPDGSISLHARTISFIHPVSKEKILVTAPVPNDNLWKSFEVKDAIL; encoded by the coding sequence ATGACAGTTCTTTACGAAGATAACCACATCATTATTGTCAACAAGGTGCCGGGTGAGATCGTGCAGGGCGACAAAACGGGCGACCAGCCGTTGTCCGAGATGGTGAAGGAGTATCTGAAAGAGAAATACAATAAGCCCGGCAACGTTTTTTGTGGTGTGACGCACCGGCTCGACCGTCCTACGAGTGGAGTGGTGGTGTTTGTAAAGACCAGTAAAGCGTTGTCTCGGCTTAACGATATGTTTCGTAATGGCGAGATAGACAAGACCTATTGGGCCATTGTGAAAAATCGTCCCCCGAAAGAGGAAGATCAGTTGATACACTATCTGATTAAAAATGAAAAGACTAACAAATCCAATGCATATGCCAATGAAAAACCACATACAAAAAAAGCGATACTGCATTACCGGCTGATCGCCGTTTCACAGAATTATTATTTGCTGGAGATAGATCTGGAGACCGGAAGACACCATCAGATCCGGGTTCAATTAGCCAAAATAGGATGCCCAATCAAGGGAGATCTCAAATATGGCGCAGCCCGTTCTAATCCGGACGGGAGCATCAGTCTCCATGCACGTACTATCTCGTTTATCCATCCTGTCTCCAAAGAAAAGATACTGGTCACCGCACCTGTACCGAACGATAATTTATGGAAATCATTTGAAGTGAAAGATGCAATTTTATAA
- a CDS encoding sugar phosphate nucleotidyltransferase: protein MKPTLFVLAAGMGSRYGGLKQLDGLGPGGETIMDYSIYDAVNAGFGKLVFVIRQSFENDFREKIVSKYEKKIPVELVFQELDKLPEGFTPHPDRVKPWGTNHAVMMGKEVINEPFAVINADDFYGRESYKVLADYLSTLEGNENKYCMVGYRVGNTLSESGTVARGVCETDEERNLTGVVERTQVMRVDGKVSYKDENDQWVAIDDNTPVSMNMWGFTPDYFKYSDDYFVQFLKENAENLKAEYFIPLLVNHLIVNGNASVKVLDTPSSWFGVTYAEDRPGVVAKLKSLVDEGIYPSPLW from the coding sequence ATGAAACCAACTTTATTTGTATTGGCAGCGGGAATGGGTAGCCGCTATGGAGGACTGAAACAGTTAGACGGATTGGGCCCGGGTGGTGAGACCATTATGGATTATTCTATTTATGATGCGGTGAATGCCGGCTTTGGAAAGCTGGTCTTCGTGATCCGTCAGTCGTTTGAAAATGATTTCCGGGAGAAGATCGTCAGTAAATATGAGAAAAAAATACCGGTGGAACTGGTATTCCAGGAACTGGATAAATTGCCGGAAGGTTTTACGCCTCATCCTGACCGTGTCAAACCCTGGGGTACCAACCATGCCGTGATGATGGGTAAAGAGGTCATTAATGAGCCTTTTGCGGTGATTAACGCCGATGATTTCTACGGGCGTGAGAGCTATAAGGTATTGGCTGATTATCTTTCTACGCTGGAAGGAAATGAAAACAAATATTGTATGGTGGGCTACCGTGTCGGGAACACTCTTTCTGAAAGTGGAACCGTAGCGCGTGGGGTTTGTGAAACTGACGAAGAACGCAATCTTACCGGAGTAGTGGAACGTACCCAGGTAATGCGTGTGGATGGGAAAGTGAGCTATAAGGACGAAAACGACCAATGGGTTGCCATCGATGATAACACTCCTGTATCCATGAATATGTGGGGATTTACGCCCGACTATTTCAAATATTCCGATGATTATTTTGTGCAATTCCTTAAAGAAAATGCCGAAAATCTAAAAGCAGAATATTTTATACCGTTATTGGTCAATCACCTGATCGTTAATGGTAATGCTTCTGTGAAAGTGCTCGATACGCCTTCCTCATGGTTCGGTGTAACTTATGCCGAAGACCGTCCTGGAGTTGTGGCAAAGTTAAAAAGTCTTGTCGATGAGGGAATATATCCCTCTCCATTGTGGTAA
- a CDS encoding hemolysin family protein codes for MWIDIIIILILILFNGFFALSEIAIVSTKKNKLEAERKKGKLGAKRALKLRSDPGNFLSSVQVGITLIGIINGAYGGQAFTVYLVPFFQQFPTIAPFAEVVSMVIVVFLITYVSIVIGELVPKTIALNNPEKMAIAVAPTIHVVSIIFYPFVKLLSVSTSFVNRLIGLKPKVEVVSEMELRAMLKTASHEGVIDAEENIIHEQVFYFSDKRAIHLMTHRTDVEWVDISKNREEIIEDLLQTKHSKILACRKEIDDFVGTISMRDFLLRLNKRDLFSIEDLIMEPIIVPNNQLAQKVLENFKNNHKFVAVVVDEYGSLDGIITIHDIFENLVGAIPEETEDELSDPLIFIRDDQSALVSGEAPIEILSQMDEDFIVNFDKIDYSTVAGFVFECINKIPAVGDQFDYDNLHFEIVDVDGNKIDKVLVTKKLKEVDEVFM; via the coding sequence ATGTGGATTGACATCATTATCATTCTTATACTGATTCTTTTTAACGGTTTTTTCGCCTTGTCGGAGATCGCTATTGTATCTACCAAGAAGAATAAACTGGAGGCAGAACGGAAGAAAGGTAAGTTAGGTGCAAAACGAGCATTGAAATTACGTTCCGACCCCGGTAATTTCCTATCGTCTGTACAGGTAGGAATTACCCTGATCGGTATCATCAACGGTGCTTACGGAGGGCAGGCTTTCACTGTTTATCTGGTTCCTTTCTTCCAGCAGTTTCCGACTATTGCTCCTTTTGCTGAAGTCGTCTCCATGGTAATTGTAGTATTTCTTATCACTTATGTTTCCATAGTGATAGGTGAATTAGTTCCCAAAACCATCGCGTTGAATAATCCCGAAAAAATGGCGATTGCAGTGGCACCTACAATCCATGTGGTGAGTATCATCTTCTATCCGTTTGTAAAACTGTTGTCGGTATCGACCAGCTTTGTCAACCGGTTGATAGGGCTGAAACCCAAAGTGGAAGTAGTCTCGGAAATGGAGTTGAGAGCCATGTTGAAGACCGCTTCCCATGAGGGAGTTATCGATGCTGAAGAAAATATAATCCACGAGCAGGTTTTTTATTTTTCCGATAAACGTGCCATCCACCTTATGACGCATCGTACTGATGTGGAATGGGTAGATATAAGCAAGAACAGGGAGGAGATCATAGAGGACCTGTTGCAAACAAAACACAGTAAGATACTTGCCTGCAGAAAAGAGATCGATGATTTTGTAGGTACCATCTCAATGAGAGATTTCCTGTTACGGCTCAATAAGCGGGATCTCTTTTCAATAGAGGATCTGATCATGGAGCCTATTATTGTCCCGAATAATCAGCTGGCACAAAAAGTACTAGAGAATTTCAAAAATAACCACAAGTTTGTGGCTGTAGTGGTGGACGAATATGGAAGCCTTGATGGAATTATCACGATTCATGATATCTTTGAAAACTTGGTGGGCGCTATTCCTGAAGAGACCGAAGATGAACTCTCGGATCCACTTATATTTATACGTGATGACCAGTCCGCCCTGGTAAGTGGAGAGGCTCCTATAGAGATATTGTCGCAGATGGACGAAGACTTTATTGTAAATTTTGACAAGATTGATTATTCTACTGTAGCCGGCTTTGTGTTTGAATGCATCAATAA